A single window of Vigna unguiculata cultivar IT97K-499-35 chromosome 1, ASM411807v1, whole genome shotgun sequence DNA harbors:
- the LOC114173197 gene encoding uncharacterized protein At4g26450 isoform X2: MQARQRSPRGFYTAEYRQREGGLGRGRRGDIFVEAGRLAAEYLVSQGLLPPNALPTKWQNQKAPVEGGGRQSALARLGSVDGRRKLGFDEFGQKGRRRGSFSRSNGMDWGREYRRNGSWSGRVPNDVRDGEDDDYESGGFSARHQDEEDQHHYQHQHQHQHVNSSDDALVKSNSNEFSARSEDGGDLNGKDKDRDKEKVSVELSEMKQSGVGKDVCDVDMGVGVGNDLEGVSVGVKEVKDGGAGDDDSERLRNVSAQLSDQENSSSGGAVTDLVSLCKSVKVPTRTRSSITRKNLKAGNKGDGAGSAHDVGELQVADSAEEVLAENESVKGSSSGELLGEKSYDIVHVDADVAEVEPVCVAEDMRDLDAVSKAEDVRELDAVSKVEDVKELGCQPGQDRSFIQDNNQESSATLPGYEVCSSLDGEQGQKRVAEDDDDDVREDNKRLREWLPSLVPKTGGYFLHGNPIEVKESQVEDGISHIDKVTMTSDQGSLMGSGSQFSVGGDRPFLQCSDEKPSLPSSFRTCDLNLIEVSEVNESHVDHPVLIYPPAVSEAKKAVPIDIDLSMSHASVSNKFNTHAANGKEIEVIDLENDSIQEEKSIDNMDRKTETMFPGLDGFSNHAQNAADIHDVQDGYGLMISELLGPDFTNCSSVPGDINSVHNEMGLHNGTGTLAEDDSIYMSLGELSMPDFY; encoded by the exons ATGCAGGCTCGGCAACGCAGTCCGCGAGGGTTTTACACGGCAGAGTATCGGCAGCGTGAGGGGGGTCTGGGGAGAGGACGGAGAGGGGACATTTTCGTAGAGGCGGGACGGCTAGCGGCAGAGTATTTGGTTTCCCAGGGGCTGCTTCCGCCCAACGCGTTGCCGACGAAGTGGCAGAACCAAAAGGCTCCCGTGGAGGGTGGCGGGCGGCAGTCGGCGCTGGCGAGGCTCGGGAGCGTGGATGGGAGGAGGAAATTGGGGTTTGATGAATTTGGGCAGAAGGGGAGGAGGAGAGGGAGCTTCAGCAGGAGCAATGGGATGGATTGGGGGAGGGAGTATAGGAGGAATGGATCTTGGTCTGGACGCGTGCCCAACGATGTTAGGGATGGTGAGGATGATGATTATGAAAGTGGTGGATTTAGTGCTAGACATCAAGATGAGGAGGACCAGCACCATTACCAGCACCAACATCAGCACCAACACGTGAATAGTAGTGACGATGCTTTGGTAAAATCAAATTCGAATGAATTTTCGGCCAGAAGTGAGGATGGTGGTGATTTGAATGGTAAGGATAAGGATAGAGATAAGGAGAAGGTGAGTGTTGAACTGTCGGAGATGAAGCAGAGTGGTGTAGGGAAAGATGTGTGTGATGTGGATATGGGGGTTGGTGTTGGTAATGATTTGGAGGGTGTGAGTGTTGGGGTTAAGGAGGTGAAGGATGGTGGTGCTGGCGATGATGATAGTGAGAGATTGAGGAATGTGTCTGCGCAGTTGAGTGATCAGGAGAATAGTAGCTCTGGTGGGGCTGTTACTGATTTGGTTTCACTTTGCAAGTCTGTGAAGGTGCCCACCCGGACGCGCTCTTCGATCACACGCAAGAATTTGAAAGCTGGGAACAAAGGAGATGGTGCTGGGAGTGCACATGATGTTGGGGAGCTTCAAGTAGCTGACTCAGCTGAGGAAGTCTTGGCTGAAAATGAGTCTGTTAAAGGCTCCTCATCGGGTGAGTTACTAGGCGAGAAAAGTTATGATATAGTGCATGTTGATGCGGATGTTGCCGAGGTAGAACCTGTTTGTGTTGCCGAGGATATGAGAGACTTGGATGCTGTGTCTAAAGCTGAGGATGTGAGAGAATTAGATGCTGTGTCTAAAGTCGAGGATGTGAAAGAATTAGGATGTCAGCCTGGTCAGGATAGAAGCTTTATTCAGGATAACAACCAAGAGTCTAGTGCTACACTACCGGGGTATGAAGTTTGCAGTTCCTTGGATGGGGAACAGGGTCAAAAGCGGGTTGCGGAAGATGACGACGATGATGTGAGGGAAGACAACAAGAGACTGAGGGAATGGTTGCCTTCCCTTGTTCCTAAGACTGGGGGTTACTTTTTGCATGGTAATCCAATAGAAGTGAAAGAGAGCCAGGTAGAAGATGGTATTTCACACATTGACAAAGTTACTATGACTTCTGATCAGGGGAGCCTGATGGGTAGCGGTTCTCAGTTCTCAGTAGGTGGAGATAGACCTTTTCTTCAGTGTTCGGACGAGAAGCCTTCGTTGCCGAGTTCGTTTAGAACCTGTGATCTGAATCTTATTGAAGTGTCTGAAGTGAATGAAAGTCATGTTGATCACCCAGTTCTTATTTATCCCCCCGCGGTCTCTGAAGCAAAGAAAGCGGTGCCAATTGACATAGATCTGAGCATGAGTCATGCTAGTGTATCAAACAAATTCAACACTCACGCAGCAAATGGCAAAGAGATTGAAGTAATTGATTTAGAAAATGATTCCATTCAAGAAGAAAAGTCAATTGACAATATGGATAGAAA GACAGAGACTATGTTTCCTGGCCTTGATGGTTTTTCCAACCATGCTCAAAATGCTGCTGACATACATGATGTTCAGGATGGATATGGGCTTATGATATCAGAGTTGCTTGGGCCAGATTTCACTAACTGTTCTTCAGTACCCGGTGACATAAACTCTGTGCACAACGAAATGGGCCTTCATAATGGAACG GGGACACTTGCTGAGGATGATTCAATATATATGTCGCTTGGAGAATTAAGTATGCCAGATTTTTATTAA
- the LOC114173197 gene encoding uncharacterized protein At4g26450 isoform X1 has translation MQARQRSPRGFYTAEYRQREGGLGRGRRGDIFVEAGRLAAEYLVSQGLLPPNALPTKWQNQKAPVEGGGRQSALARLGSVDGRRKLGFDEFGQKGRRRGSFSRSNGMDWGREYRRNGSWSGRVPNDVRDGEDDDYESGGFSARHQDEEDQHHYQHQHQHQHVNSSDDALVKSNSNEFSARSEDGGDLNGKDKDRDKEKVSVELSEMKQSGVGKDVCDVDMGVGVGNDLEGVSVGVKEVKDGGAGDDDSERLRNVSAQLSDQENSSSGGAVTDLVSLCKSVKVPTRTRSSITRKNLKAGNKGDGAGSAHDVGELQVADSAEEVLAENESVKGSSSGELLGEKSYDIVHVDADVAEVEPVCVAEDMRDLDAVSKAEDVRELDAVSKVEDVKELGCQPGQDRSFIQDNNQESSATLPGYEVCSSLDGEQGQKRVAEDDDDDVREDNKRLREWLPSLVPKTGGYFLHGNPIEVKESQVEDGISHIDKVTMTSDQGSLMGSGSQFSVGGDRPFLQCSDEKPSLPSSFRTCDLNLIEVSEVNESHVDHPVLIYPPAVSEAKKAVPIDIDLSMSHASVSNKFNTHAANGKEIEVIDLENDSIQEEKSIDNMDRKTETMFPGLDGFSNHAQNAADIHDVQDGYGLMISELLGPDFTNCSSVPGDINSVHNEMGLHNGTGTLAEDDSIYMSLGELSFFRPWEQPPSQDYQKHF, from the exons ATGCAGGCTCGGCAACGCAGTCCGCGAGGGTTTTACACGGCAGAGTATCGGCAGCGTGAGGGGGGTCTGGGGAGAGGACGGAGAGGGGACATTTTCGTAGAGGCGGGACGGCTAGCGGCAGAGTATTTGGTTTCCCAGGGGCTGCTTCCGCCCAACGCGTTGCCGACGAAGTGGCAGAACCAAAAGGCTCCCGTGGAGGGTGGCGGGCGGCAGTCGGCGCTGGCGAGGCTCGGGAGCGTGGATGGGAGGAGGAAATTGGGGTTTGATGAATTTGGGCAGAAGGGGAGGAGGAGAGGGAGCTTCAGCAGGAGCAATGGGATGGATTGGGGGAGGGAGTATAGGAGGAATGGATCTTGGTCTGGACGCGTGCCCAACGATGTTAGGGATGGTGAGGATGATGATTATGAAAGTGGTGGATTTAGTGCTAGACATCAAGATGAGGAGGACCAGCACCATTACCAGCACCAACATCAGCACCAACACGTGAATAGTAGTGACGATGCTTTGGTAAAATCAAATTCGAATGAATTTTCGGCCAGAAGTGAGGATGGTGGTGATTTGAATGGTAAGGATAAGGATAGAGATAAGGAGAAGGTGAGTGTTGAACTGTCGGAGATGAAGCAGAGTGGTGTAGGGAAAGATGTGTGTGATGTGGATATGGGGGTTGGTGTTGGTAATGATTTGGAGGGTGTGAGTGTTGGGGTTAAGGAGGTGAAGGATGGTGGTGCTGGCGATGATGATAGTGAGAGATTGAGGAATGTGTCTGCGCAGTTGAGTGATCAGGAGAATAGTAGCTCTGGTGGGGCTGTTACTGATTTGGTTTCACTTTGCAAGTCTGTGAAGGTGCCCACCCGGACGCGCTCTTCGATCACACGCAAGAATTTGAAAGCTGGGAACAAAGGAGATGGTGCTGGGAGTGCACATGATGTTGGGGAGCTTCAAGTAGCTGACTCAGCTGAGGAAGTCTTGGCTGAAAATGAGTCTGTTAAAGGCTCCTCATCGGGTGAGTTACTAGGCGAGAAAAGTTATGATATAGTGCATGTTGATGCGGATGTTGCCGAGGTAGAACCTGTTTGTGTTGCCGAGGATATGAGAGACTTGGATGCTGTGTCTAAAGCTGAGGATGTGAGAGAATTAGATGCTGTGTCTAAAGTCGAGGATGTGAAAGAATTAGGATGTCAGCCTGGTCAGGATAGAAGCTTTATTCAGGATAACAACCAAGAGTCTAGTGCTACACTACCGGGGTATGAAGTTTGCAGTTCCTTGGATGGGGAACAGGGTCAAAAGCGGGTTGCGGAAGATGACGACGATGATGTGAGGGAAGACAACAAGAGACTGAGGGAATGGTTGCCTTCCCTTGTTCCTAAGACTGGGGGTTACTTTTTGCATGGTAATCCAATAGAAGTGAAAGAGAGCCAGGTAGAAGATGGTATTTCACACATTGACAAAGTTACTATGACTTCTGATCAGGGGAGCCTGATGGGTAGCGGTTCTCAGTTCTCAGTAGGTGGAGATAGACCTTTTCTTCAGTGTTCGGACGAGAAGCCTTCGTTGCCGAGTTCGTTTAGAACCTGTGATCTGAATCTTATTGAAGTGTCTGAAGTGAATGAAAGTCATGTTGATCACCCAGTTCTTATTTATCCCCCCGCGGTCTCTGAAGCAAAGAAAGCGGTGCCAATTGACATAGATCTGAGCATGAGTCATGCTAGTGTATCAAACAAATTCAACACTCACGCAGCAAATGGCAAAGAGATTGAAGTAATTGATTTAGAAAATGATTCCATTCAAGAAGAAAAGTCAATTGACAATATGGATAGAAA GACAGAGACTATGTTTCCTGGCCTTGATGGTTTTTCCAACCATGCTCAAAATGCTGCTGACATACATGATGTTCAGGATGGATATGGGCTTATGATATCAGAGTTGCTTGGGCCAGATTTCACTAACTGTTCTTCAGTACCCGGTGACATAAACTCTGTGCACAACGAAATGGGCCTTCATAATGGAACG GGGACACTTGCTGAGGATGATTCAATATATATGTCGCTTGGAGAATTAA